One Tistrella mobilis DNA segment encodes these proteins:
- a CDS encoding leucyl aminopeptidase, protein MTISFATSSIPADGTLVLPVSEGRALTPAGQAVDEATGGALGRAMAAARFEGKAEQQAVVLAPHGVGLDRVVLLGIGKAGEFDALKALKLGGRAVRSAAGAAAIAVDISGLDGDQAALAAEVALGARLRAWRFDRYRSKKEGDDAPVDPAVTVMSGAGAEAAGAFEARNAAGDGVDFTRELISEPANILTPRNFMERLKDLARLGIDVEVLDRDRMAALGMNALLGVAQGSVNEPYLVIMRWTGREDDGDPVAFVGKGVCFDSGGISIKPAGGMEEMKWDMGGAGIVAGLLRTLAQRKARVNVVGVVGLVENMPSGTAQRPGDVVTSLSGQTIEVINTDAEGRLVLADALAYTRDRFKPSAIVDLATLTGAIIVALGTYNAGLFANDDGLANALLSASAATGEGLWRLPLSDAYDKDINSDIADMKNVGKGRDGGSITAAQFLKRFVGDTPWAHLDVAGVVWGKGDTDLGPKGATGYGVRLLDRLVADRFEAGA, encoded by the coding sequence ATGACCATCAGCTTCGCGACGTCGTCGATTCCAGCCGACGGCACACTCGTTCTTCCCGTCTCCGAAGGTCGGGCGCTGACGCCCGCGGGGCAGGCGGTCGACGAGGCGACCGGCGGCGCGCTGGGCCGGGCCATGGCGGCCGCCCGTTTCGAAGGCAAGGCCGAGCAGCAGGCCGTCGTGCTGGCGCCACATGGCGTGGGGCTCGATCGGGTCGTTCTGCTCGGCATCGGTAAGGCCGGAGAGTTCGATGCGCTGAAGGCGCTGAAGCTCGGGGGCAGGGCGGTGCGCTCGGCCGCCGGTGCTGCGGCGATCGCCGTCGATATTTCCGGGCTCGACGGAGATCAGGCGGCGCTTGCGGCCGAGGTCGCGCTGGGCGCCCGGTTGCGCGCCTGGCGGTTCGACCGCTATCGCAGCAAGAAGGAGGGTGACGACGCCCCGGTCGATCCGGCGGTGACGGTGATGAGCGGCGCCGGTGCCGAGGCTGCCGGGGCGTTCGAGGCCCGCAATGCCGCCGGCGACGGTGTCGATTTCACCCGTGAGCTGATCTCGGAACCCGCCAACATCCTCACGCCCCGCAATTTCATGGAGCGGCTGAAGGATCTGGCCCGGCTCGGCATCGATGTCGAGGTGCTGGATCGCGACCGCATGGCGGCGCTGGGTATGAACGCCCTGCTGGGCGTGGCTCAGGGCAGCGTCAACGAGCCCTATCTGGTGATCATGCGCTGGACCGGCCGCGAGGACGACGGCGATCCGGTGGCCTTTGTCGGCAAGGGCGTGTGCTTCGACAGCGGCGGCATCTCGATCAAGCCCGCGGGCGGCATGGAAGAGATGAAGTGGGATATGGGCGGCGCCGGTATCGTCGCCGGCCTGCTTCGCACGCTTGCCCAGCGCAAGGCGCGGGTGAATGTGGTGGGCGTGGTCGGCCTGGTCGAGAACATGCCGTCCGGGACCGCACAGCGGCCCGGCGACGTGGTGACCTCGCTCTCCGGCCAGACCATCGAGGTCATCAATACCGATGCCGAGGGCCGGCTGGTGCTGGCCGATGCGCTGGCCTATACCCGCGATCGCTTCAAGCCGTCCGCCATCGTCGATCTGGCGACCCTGACCGGGGCGATCATCGTGGCGCTGGGCACCTATAACGCGGGGCTGTTCGCCAATGACGATGGTCTGGCGAACGCCCTGCTCTCCGCCTCGGCCGCGACCGGCGAGGGGCTGTGGCGCCTGCCGCTGTCGGACGCCTATGACAAGGACATCAATTCCGACATCGCCGACATGAAGAATGTCGGCAAGGGACGGGATGGCGGCAGCATCACCGCGGCGCAGTTCCTGAAGCGGTTCGTGGGCGACACGCCCTGGGCGCATCTCGACGTGGCCGGCGTGGTCTGGGGCAAGGGTGACACCGATCTGGGGCCCAAGGGGGCCACGGGTTACGGCGTGCGCCTGCTCGACCGCCTTGTCGCCGACCGCTTCGAAGCCGGCGCGTGA
- a CDS encoding DNA polymerase III subunit chi has translation MSADAEATPAGVEIAFYHLTATPLEQALPALLERVLARDWRAVLRAGSAERVKALDSLLWTYDPDSFLPHGSQGDPLPERQPVWLTAGDDLPNDPQVLVLVDGMDHPDPSGFVRVLDLFDGRDDLAVAAARDRWRARKARGFALTYWRQRPDGRWERAA, from the coding sequence ATGTCCGCCGATGCCGAGGCAACGCCCGCCGGGGTGGAGATCGCCTTTTATCATCTGACCGCGACCCCGCTCGAGCAGGCGCTTCCCGCGCTGCTCGAACGGGTGCTCGCCCGCGACTGGCGGGCGGTGCTGCGGGCGGGATCGGCGGAGCGGGTGAAGGCCCTGGACAGTCTGCTCTGGACCTATGATCCGGACAGCTTCCTGCCGCATGGCAGCCAGGGCGATCCCCTGCCGGAACGCCAGCCCGTCTGGCTGACGGCGGGGGATGATCTGCCCAACGATCCCCAGGTCCTTGTCCTGGTGGATGGCATGGATCATCCGGATCCGTCGGGTTTTGTCCGGGTGCTCGATCTCTTCGACGGACGGGACGACCTGGCGGTTGCGGCGGCACGCGACCGCTGGCGGGCCCGCAAGGCCCGGGGGTTCGCCCTGACCTACTGGCGCCAGCGGCCGGATGGCCGCTGGGAACGGGCCGCCTGA
- a CDS encoding sensor histidine kinase, with the protein MTEDRPGAAARPAPDHRSAGRRSPIAVDAVIVWLKPVAVGLMLAALMLFAVGLVRSNEMVRGVITAASGDLPRAAIALRDLERTILAVVAGLPSADRTVPDEPDITRNRLDHIRELTIAIDGTGMGAIVRALPDGGPVLDTLRATLRRAGSTADPGEVVRELRPIAARLAGLLPRIEEKTAEARMAARAELQTLQTMSMLSATGVVVSVTGLALLSVIMQLRLRASRGRLRDAIEAMSDGFLHIDRNGRVTVANERLRSHLPRTMASVHRGQPSGLLAAALAASAADPETAHRRLLHVLDSLPEPGRALLPALDVRLADERWLRLRVRVGSDGGRAVTVADVTDLVAAEHARHRQALVFKHLTDGVVLADADGRIMDVSPAAEQLYGVSAAAIEGRPIGLLLRPSDAEQMTRALLDELSGCETAERAFPIARPGPDGSFSPTGRDGEATFVALRETSAGFGGVIALIRDVSEIHRVHKLKAAFIAAAAHELRTPTTALLGALRLANSGVGGDVPPQLTALLAMASRNADRLTSVIDGLVDVERLETGSFTLARQPVRLVDLLATISHRARDLPHVGLTVSGPTDETGHAEATTVMMDPERLAQALLGVVDQVAGPQPRIGSRTAVRLAWGLNDHRVRMSVEQPGAANLAMETMPRPAGNRSAPPRRPGDIGFGLAVTRAVVERHGGLIWWETTDAGSRFRIDLPLHRTG; encoded by the coding sequence ATGACCGAAGACCGGCCGGGCGCCGCAGCGCGCCCTGCACCTGATCATCGAAGCGCCGGGAGACGATCGCCGATCGCCGTCGACGCCGTGATCGTCTGGCTGAAGCCAGTAGCGGTCGGGCTCATGCTCGCGGCCCTGATGCTGTTTGCCGTGGGGCTCGTGCGCAGCAACGAGATGGTCCGCGGCGTCATCACGGCGGCATCGGGCGATCTTCCGCGTGCCGCGATCGCCCTCCGCGATCTTGAGCGCACGATTCTGGCCGTGGTGGCGGGGCTTCCGTCGGCGGACCGGACAGTCCCCGACGAGCCCGATATCACGCGCAACAGGCTCGATCATATCCGAGAGCTGACGATCGCCATCGACGGCACCGGCATGGGCGCAATCGTCCGCGCCCTGCCGGATGGCGGGCCGGTCCTGGACACGCTGCGCGCCACACTTCGCCGGGCAGGCAGCACGGCAGATCCTGGCGAGGTGGTCCGGGAACTGCGCCCGATCGCCGCCCGGCTCGCAGGGCTGCTGCCAAGGATCGAAGAAAAGACCGCCGAAGCCCGCATGGCGGCCCGCGCCGAACTTCAGACATTGCAGACGATGAGCATGCTGTCGGCGACGGGGGTCGTGGTCTCGGTCACCGGTCTCGCTTTGTTGTCGGTGATCATGCAGCTCAGGCTCCGCGCAAGCCGCGGGCGACTGCGCGACGCCATCGAAGCCATGTCCGACGGCTTTCTGCACATCGATCGCAATGGCCGCGTGACCGTTGCCAATGAACGGCTGCGCAGCCATCTGCCCCGCACCATGGCATCCGTCCACCGCGGCCAGCCCTCGGGGCTGCTGGCCGCCGCTCTGGCCGCCAGTGCGGCCGACCCGGAAACCGCACATCGACGCCTGCTTCATGTATTGGACAGCCTGCCGGAGCCCGGACGCGCGCTGCTTCCGGCCCTGGATGTCAGGCTGGCCGACGAGCGCTGGCTGCGGCTCAGAGTGCGTGTCGGCAGCGATGGCGGGCGCGCCGTGACCGTTGCCGACGTCACGGATCTGGTCGCCGCCGAACACGCACGGCATCGTCAGGCCCTGGTGTTCAAACACCTCACGGATGGTGTGGTGCTGGCCGATGCCGATGGCCGGATCATGGATGTCAGCCCGGCGGCGGAACAGCTTTACGGCGTGTCGGCGGCGGCCATAGAAGGGCGACCCATCGGGCTGCTGCTCCGTCCGTCAGATGCGGAGCAGATGACCCGTGCCCTGCTCGACGAACTGTCCGGCTGCGAAACCGCAGAGCGCGCCTTCCCGATCGCCCGTCCCGGCCCCGACGGGAGCTTCAGCCCCACCGGCCGCGATGGCGAGGCGACTTTCGTCGCGCTCAGGGAAACATCGGCCGGCTTCGGGGGTGTGATCGCCCTGATCCGCGATGTCAGCGAAATCCACCGCGTCCACAAGCTGAAGGCCGCCTTCATCGCGGCTGCGGCTCACGAACTGCGTACACCGACGACGGCGTTGCTCGGTGCATTGCGCCTGGCAAACAGCGGGGTCGGCGGCGATGTCCCCCCGCAACTGACTGCGCTGCTTGCGATGGCCTCGCGCAATGCCGATCGCCTGACGTCGGTCATCGACGGGCTGGTCGATGTGGAGCGTCTGGAAACTGGGAGCTTCACCCTGGCGCGTCAGCCGGTAAGGCTGGTGGATCTGCTGGCCACCATCTCCCACCGGGCCCGCGATCTGCCTCATGTCGGGCTGACGGTCAGCGGCCCCACCGATGAGACGGGCCATGCAGAGGCCACCACGGTGATGATGGACCCGGAACGTCTGGCCCAGGCTCTGCTGGGCGTCGTCGATCAGGTTGCGGGGCCGCAGCCGCGAATCGGAAGCCGCACCGCCGTCCGGCTGGCCTGGGGCCTGAATGATCACCGGGTCCGGATGTCTGTGGAACAGCCCGGCGCCGCCAATCTGGCAATGGAGACGATGCCCCGCCCTGCGGGCAACCGGTCGGCGCCACCACGGCGCCCGGGCGATATCGGTTTCGGTCTGGCGGTCACCCGGGCGGTGGTGGAGCGTCATGGCGGGCTGATCTGGTGGGAAACCACCGATGCCGGCAGCCGCTTCAGAATCGATCTGCCGCTCCACCGGACCGGCTGA
- a CDS encoding usg protein, with product MKEIEAILRDNRITTAEILYHMPDHPTVLQSFVWQFLDIAPRFPKLRSFLDFWTREIDGRIHSVTVANSTLAAPARWRHLDGVWRLQ from the coding sequence ATGAAAGAGATTGAGGCTATCCTGCGCGACAATCGCATCACCACTGCGGAGATTCTCTATCACATGCCGGATCATCCGACAGTCCTTCAGAGTTTTGTCTGGCAGTTCCTGGACATCGCGCCCCGGTTTCCGAAGTTGCGCTCGTTTCTGGATTTCTGGACCCGCGAGATTGATGGCCGTATTCACTCGGTAACAGTTGCCAACTCAACACTGGCAGCACCTGCACGCTGGCGGCACCTGGACGGCGTGTGGCGCCTGCAATAG
- a CDS encoding ATP-binding cassette domain-containing protein, translating into MLHINDLVYRIEGRPLFDGATIAISEGQKVGLVGPNGAGKSTLLRLIRGEISPDAGSVELRPGARMASVAQEAPGGPDSAVEHVLGADVERARLLTRLAEAEATHDGMAQAEIHARLAEIGAHAAPARAARILSGLGFDEAMQTAACSSFSGGWRMRIALARTLFANADILLLDEPTNHLDLEATIWLESHLAAWPGTLVVVSHDRDLLNAVTDRIAHVEGGRLVSYRGNFDQFLRQRAERREHAAKSAQRVEAERKKLQAFIDRFRAKATKAAQAQSRVKALERLGSADAPPPAYEVAFSFPSPETLAPPLIAIDDVTLGYGDAPPVLKGINLRIDQDDRIALLGANGNGKSTLMKLLAGRLEPRAGRMVRPSKLRIGYFAQHQADELIPGETAFQHMRRVMADQHESKVRAHLGRFGLTQARGDTPVEQLSGGEKARLLFALVTRDAPHLLLLDEPTNHLDIEARDALIEAVNDYSGAVVFIAHDRRMVELAAERLWLVADGRCRPYEGDLDDYRRLLLETARATPDRGGVAGDADARATRRDQRRAAAERREKLKPLKDVVRKAEAEVEKLTRERDRLAAILADPKLYDGPQAKVAEATRAKGKVDADLEAAEERWLAAAEAYETAEAEALADA; encoded by the coding sequence ATGCTGCACATCAACGATCTCGTCTATCGCATCGAGGGTCGGCCGCTGTTCGACGGCGCGACCATCGCCATTTCCGAGGGCCAGAAGGTCGGCCTCGTCGGCCCGAACGGTGCCGGCAAGTCGACGCTGCTGCGCCTGATCCGTGGCGAGATCTCCCCCGATGCGGGATCGGTGGAGCTGCGCCCCGGTGCGCGCATGGCCTCCGTCGCCCAGGAAGCGCCGGGCGGGCCGGACAGTGCGGTCGAACATGTGCTGGGCGCCGATGTCGAACGGGCACGCCTGCTCACGCGGCTGGCCGAGGCTGAAGCAACCCATGACGGCATGGCCCAGGCGGAAATCCATGCCCGGCTGGCCGAAATCGGTGCCCATGCCGCCCCGGCGCGCGCGGCACGCATCCTCTCGGGCCTCGGCTTCGACGAGGCGATGCAGACTGCGGCCTGTTCAAGCTTTTCCGGCGGCTGGCGCATGCGCATCGCGCTCGCCCGCACGCTGTTCGCCAATGCCGACATTCTGCTGCTCGACGAGCCGACCAACCACCTCGACCTTGAAGCGACGATCTGGCTTGAAAGCCATCTTGCCGCATGGCCGGGCACCCTGGTGGTGGTCAGCCACGACCGCGACCTGCTGAACGCCGTCACCGACCGCATCGCCCATGTCGAGGGCGGGCGGCTGGTGTCCTATCGCGGCAATTTCGACCAGTTCCTGCGCCAGCGCGCCGAGCGGCGCGAGCACGCGGCAAAATCTGCCCAGCGCGTGGAAGCCGAGCGGAAAAAACTGCAGGCCTTCATCGACCGATTCCGCGCCAAGGCGACCAAGGCCGCCCAGGCGCAAAGTCGGGTGAAGGCGCTGGAGCGTCTGGGCTCGGCCGATGCGCCGCCGCCCGCCTATGAAGTTGCTTTCTCCTTCCCCTCGCCCGAGACCCTGGCGCCGCCGCTGATCGCCATCGACGACGTGACGCTGGGCTATGGCGATGCGCCGCCGGTGCTCAAAGGCATCAATCTGCGCATCGACCAGGACGACCGTATCGCCCTGCTGGGCGCCAACGGCAACGGCAAATCGACGCTGATGAAGCTGCTTGCCGGCCGGCTGGAACCGCGTGCAGGCCGCATGGTGCGGCCGTCGAAGCTCAGAATCGGCTATTTCGCCCAGCATCAGGCCGACGAGCTGATCCCGGGCGAAACCGCCTTCCAGCATATGCGCCGGGTGATGGCCGATCAGCATGAGAGCAAGGTGCGGGCGCATCTGGGCCGCTTCGGCCTGACCCAGGCGCGGGGCGATACGCCGGTGGAACAGCTGTCGGGGGGAGAAAAGGCCCGGCTGCTCTTTGCCCTCGTCACCCGCGACGCACCGCATCTGCTGCTGCTGGACGAGCCGACCAACCATCTCGACATCGAGGCGCGCGATGCGCTGATCGAGGCGGTGAACGACTATTCCGGTGCCGTCGTCTTCATCGCCCATGACCGGCGCATGGTCGAACTTGCCGCCGAGCGCCTCTGGCTGGTTGCCGACGGCCGGTGCCGCCCCTATGAGGGCGATCTCGACGACTATCGTCGCCTGCTGCTGGAAACCGCCCGCGCCACCCCCGACCGGGGCGGTGTTGCCGGTGACGCCGACGCCAGGGCGACACGTCGCGACCAGCGCCGCGCCGCCGCAGAGCGGCGCGAAAAGCTGAAGCCGCTCAAGGATGTGGTCCGGAAAGCTGAAGCAGAGGTCGAGAAGCTGACCCGCGAACGCGACCGTCTTGCTGCCATCCTGGCCGACCCGAAGCTCTATGACGGGCCACAGGCCAAGGTGGCTGAGGCGACCCGGGCCAAGGGCAAGGTCGACGCCGACCTCGAAGCCGCCGAAGAGCGCTGGCTTGCCGCTGCAGAAGCCTATGAGACGGCGGAAGCCGAAGCATTGGCCGACGCCTGA
- the ndk gene encoding nucleoside-diphosphate kinase: MATERTLSIIKPDATRRNLTGQINARFEAKGLRIVAQKRLQLTKAQAEGFYAVHSERPFFNDLVAFMISGPVVVQVLEGENAVAANREIMGATNPANAAEGTIRKDFAESIEANSVHGSDSAENAAIEIAYFFAQTEIVG, translated from the coding sequence ATGGCCACCGAGCGCACCCTGTCGATCATCAAGCCCGACGCCACCCGCCGCAACCTGACCGGCCAGATCAATGCCCGTTTCGAGGCGAAGGGTCTGCGCATCGTTGCCCAGAAGCGCCTGCAGCTGACCAAGGCCCAGGCCGAGGGCTTCTATGCCGTGCACAGCGAGCGCCCCTTCTTCAACGACCTCGTCGCTTTCATGATCTCTGGCCCGGTCGTGGTCCAGGTGCTCGAGGGCGAGAATGCGGTTGCCGCCAACCGCGAGATCATGGGCGCCACCAACCCGGCCAATGCCGCCGAGGGCACCATCCGTAAGGACTTCGCCGAGTCGATCGAGGCGAATTCGGTGCATGGTTCGGATTCGGCCGAGAATGCGGCGATCGAGATCGCCTACTTCTTCGCCCAGACCGAGATCGTCGGCTGA
- the purN gene encoding phosphoribosylglycinamide formyltransferase, with translation MAKRDVAVLISGSGSNLQALIDAVAADPDHPARIRLVISNKPGVYGLERAAAAGIEAVVIDHKAFPDRAAFDAALQAELEARGIDLVCLAGFMRILTAPFVEAWTGRMLNIHPSILPAFKGARAIDDALAAGVRITGVSVHYVVPEMDAGPIVVQAAVPVLPGDDHDALAKRIHAAEHRIYPAALRWVAAGDVRLAETGRVEHLTDPVAINSVLISPPALG, from the coding sequence ATGGCCAAGCGTGACGTCGCCGTCCTGATCTCCGGATCGGGCAGCAACCTTCAGGCATTGATCGATGCGGTCGCCGCCGATCCGGACCACCCGGCCCGGATCCGGCTGGTGATCTCCAACAAGCCCGGCGTCTACGGGCTGGAGCGCGCCGCCGCGGCTGGCATCGAAGCGGTCGTGATCGATCACAAGGCCTTCCCCGACCGGGCTGCCTTCGATGCCGCACTCCAGGCCGAGCTTGAGGCGCGCGGGATCGATCTGGTCTGCCTCGCCGGCTTCATGCGCATCCTCACCGCCCCCTTCGTCGAGGCCTGGACCGGGCGGATGCTGAACATCCACCCCTCGATCCTGCCGGCCTTCAAGGGGGCACGCGCGATCGACGATGCCCTGGCGGCCGGCGTGCGCATCACCGGCGTCTCGGTGCATTACGTGGTGCCCGAAATGGATGCCGGCCCGATCGTGGTTCAGGCGGCGGTGCCGGTACTGCCCGGCGACGATCATGATGCGCTGGCGAAGCGCATCCATGCCGCCGAGCACCGGATCTATCCGGCCGCCCTGCGCTGGGTTGCCGCCGGCGACGTACGGTTGGCAGAGACCGGACGGGTCGAACACCTGACCGATCCGGTGGCGATCAACTCGGTGCTGATCTCGCCACCCGCCCTCGGCTGA
- the purM gene encoding phosphoribosylformylglycinamidine cyclo-ligase, with protein MSDDRTAQTPAAPAGARDRYRDAGVDIDAGNALVDRIKPAAARTKRSGVAGGIGGFGALFDLKAAGFKDPILVSSTDGVGTKLKIAEAVGRHDTIGIDLVAMCVNDLVVQGAEPLFFLDYFATGKLSVPLAADVIGGIAEGCDQAGCALVGGETAEMPGLYSGSDYDLAGFSVGAAERGTLLPRDDVGAGDVVIGLASSGVHSNGYSLVRKLVADGGFDYAAPAPFETAAASLGEALLTPTRIYVKALMPEIRAGRVKALAHITGGGLLENIPRVLPEGVGADLDAARWTLPPVFRWMAETGGLSGHELARTFNCGIGMVVVVAAAEAEAVVAALGAAGEDAAVIGRLVPRAAGEALVAIENMEAAWPSVTSPS; from the coding sequence ATGAGCGACGACCGCACCGCACAGACCCCCGCCGCCCCTGCCGGGGCACGTGACCGCTATCGCGATGCGGGCGTCGACATCGACGCCGGCAATGCGCTGGTCGACCGGATCAAGCCTGCCGCCGCCCGCACGAAGCGGTCGGGCGTTGCCGGCGGCATCGGCGGCTTCGGCGCGCTGTTCGACCTGAAGGCGGCGGGTTTCAAGGATCCGATCCTGGTCTCGTCCACCGATGGCGTCGGCACCAAGCTCAAGATCGCCGAGGCGGTCGGCCGTCACGACACCATCGGCATCGATCTGGTCGCCATGTGCGTGAACGACCTGGTGGTCCAGGGTGCCGAGCCGCTGTTCTTCCTGGACTATTTCGCCACCGGCAAGCTGTCGGTGCCGCTTGCGGCCGACGTGATCGGGGGCATCGCCGAAGGCTGCGATCAGGCGGGCTGCGCGCTGGTCGGCGGCGAGACCGCCGAGATGCCCGGCCTCTATTCCGGATCGGATTACGACCTTGCCGGCTTCTCGGTCGGTGCCGCCGAGCGCGGTACGCTGCTGCCGCGCGACGATGTCGGTGCCGGCGACGTTGTGATCGGGCTTGCGTCGTCGGGCGTGCATTCGAACGGCTATTCGCTGGTCCGCAAGCTGGTCGCCGATGGCGGCTTCGACTATGCCGCGCCGGCCCCGTTCGAGACTGCAGCCGCCAGCCTGGGCGAGGCCCTGCTCACCCCCACCCGGATCTATGTGAAGGCGCTGATGCCGGAAATCCGGGCCGGCAGGGTGAAGGCGCTGGCCCATATCACCGGCGGCGGCCTGCTGGAGAACATCCCGCGGGTGCTGCCCGAGGGCGTCGGCGCCGATCTGGATGCCGCCCGCTGGACGCTGCCGCCGGTGTTCCGCTGGATGGCGGAAACCGGTGGGCTGTCGGGGCATGAACTGGCCCGGACCTTCAATTGCGGCATCGGCATGGTGGTCGTGGTTGCCGCAGCCGAGGCAGAAGCCGTGGTCGCGGCCCTGGGTGCTGCCGGTGAGGACGCAGCCGTGATCGGCCGTCTGGTGCCGCGTGCGGCGGGCGAGGCCCTGGTTGCGATCGAGAACATGGAGGCCGCATGGCCAAGCGTGACGTCGCCGTCCTGA
- a CDS encoding DUF2066 domain-containing protein: MPAFAALVVAVLCLAASGAALAQSRAQVYTQDGVAVDETAGNANAAREKALAVGQRKALDMLLSGMTDPRDHGRLPQPSDDQLLRLVRSIDVANEAVAPQRYRATLTVRFDAEGVRGLLRNAGIAFAAADQGLSLVVPVIRTDGGIYWDDGWWRAAWEQAVGRGGLIPMLVPLGDFADRQALPADGASLADDVAKGELAKRYDAEGVWVAEAQVTGSQLQGRMTAADGTVYTANGQIAGDNGVATAAEAVVAQLLDQARSGWRATNIVDYSRRERLDAVVRFANLSVWAEIRRRLTALAMIEKVEETLLSNVGAEITIRYYGDREGLQAALTRQNLALVPLGVDWELVDRIRNPDAAVQPVPPQNSGLAPYGGVAPTTTSTSPAAAPATNTGTPAAGTSGQGGSVPPRTVGTGG, from the coding sequence ATGCCGGCATTCGCCGCCCTTGTGGTGGCGGTGCTGTGCCTGGCTGCGTCGGGTGCCGCCCTGGCGCAGAGCCGCGCCCAGGTCTATACCCAGGATGGTGTCGCGGTCGACGAGACCGCCGGCAATGCCAATGCGGCGCGCGAGAAGGCGCTTGCCGTGGGTCAGCGCAAGGCGCTGGACATGCTGCTCAGCGGCATGACCGACCCGCGCGACCATGGCCGCCTGCCGCAGCCGTCGGACGATCAGCTGCTTCGGCTGGTGCGTTCGATCGATGTGGCGAACGAGGCGGTGGCGCCGCAGCGCTATCGCGCCACCCTGACCGTGCGTTTCGATGCCGAGGGTGTGCGCGGCCTGCTGCGCAATGCCGGCATCGCCTTCGCGGCCGCCGATCAGGGGCTGTCGCTGGTGGTGCCGGTGATCCGCACCGATGGCGGCATCTACTGGGATGACGGCTGGTGGCGGGCGGCGTGGGAACAGGCTGTCGGCCGCGGCGGGCTGATCCCGATGCTGGTGCCGCTTGGCGATTTTGCCGACCGTCAGGCCCTGCCGGCCGACGGCGCCTCGCTCGCCGACGACGTGGCCAAGGGCGAGCTGGCGAAGCGCTATGATGCCGAGGGTGTCTGGGTGGCCGAGGCGCAGGTGACCGGCAGCCAGCTTCAGGGGCGGATGACCGCCGCCGACGGGACCGTCTACACCGCCAACGGCCAGATTGCCGGCGACAACGGTGTCGCGACGGCCGCCGAGGCGGTGGTGGCCCAGCTGCTGGATCAGGCGCGCAGCGGCTGGCGTGCGACCAACATCGTCGATTACAGCCGGCGTGAGCGCCTGGACGCGGTGGTGCGCTTCGCAAACCTGTCGGTCTGGGCCGAGATCCGCCGGCGGCTGACCGCGCTCGCCATGATCGAAAAGGTCGAGGAGACGCTGCTCTCCAATGTCGGCGCCGAGATCACCATCCGGTATTACGGCGATCGCGAGGGGCTTCAGGCGGCTCTGACCCGGCAGAATCTGGCGCTGGTGCCGCTGGGGGTCGACTGGGAGCTGGTCGATCGCATCCGCAACCCCGATGCGGCCGTACAGCCCGTGCCGCCGCAGAACTCCGGCCTCGCCCCCTATGGCGGGGTGGCGCCGACCACCACCTCCACCTCGCCGGCGGCGGCGCCCGCCACCAACACCGGCACGCCGGCGGCCGGGACGTCCGGGCAGGGCGGCAGCGTGCCGCCGCGCACGGTGGGAACCGGCGGCTGA